A genomic window from Gossypium hirsutum isolate 1008001.06 chromosome D12, Gossypium_hirsutum_v2.1, whole genome shotgun sequence includes:
- the LOC121224489 gene encoding uncharacterized protein, with protein sequence MALPPGPYAGTSTLSLVARASAFSFGLVYGSIKLKYLKAKAKSQRKLKQRLTAEARRFVHS encoded by the exons ATGGCGCTGCCTCCTGGACCTTACGCCGGCACCAGCACTCTCTCTCTC GTTGCTCGTGCATCTGCTTTCTCTTTTGGACTCGTTTATGGGAGCATTAAGCTCAAGTACCTCAAG GCAAAGGCAAAGTCACAAAGAAAGCTCAAGCAAAGGCTCACCGCTGAAGCGAGGCGTTTTGTTCACAGTTAG
- the LOC107902024 gene encoding auxin-responsive protein SAUR71, giving the protein MSHSMGKCQKIRRIVRIRQMLKQWRRKASITASNNTIGNNNNGDAPSDVPAGHVAVCVGTSLRRFIVRATYLNHPVFKKLLVQTEEEYGFKNMGPLIIPCDESFFEEILRVVSRSDSSSNSGPFSTFKDLQRCCHVGMKDKLGFFCESRPLLHGVSDKSVY; this is encoded by the coding sequence ATGTCTCATTCGATGGGAAAGTGCCAGAAAATTCGTCGAATTGTCCGCATCCGACAAATGCTGAAGCAGTGGCGAAGAAAAGCCAGCATAACGGCCAGCAACAACACCATCGGCAACAACAACAACGGAGATGCGCCGTCTGATGTTCCTGCTGGACACGTGGCGGTCTGTGTGGGCACAAGTCTCAGGAGATTTATCGTACGCGCGACGTACCTAAACCACCCAGTCTTCAAAAAACTCCTCGTACAAACCGAAGAAGAGTATGGTTTCAAAAACATGGGACCATTAATCATCCCATGCGACGAGTCGTTCTTCGAAGAGATTCTCCGAGTCGTATCCCGATCTGATTCTTCATCAAACTCGGGTCCTTTCTCTACTTTCAAAGATCTTCAGAGATGCTGCCACGTGGGCATGAAGGATAAACTCGGGTTTTTCTGCGAGTCTCGACCGTTGCTTCATGGGGTATCCGACAAATCCGTTTACTGA